GCACCGACCTGATTATTAATGGTTTTTCCAATCTCTCTACTATCTTCCCTAAAACGGGGTGGAATAATAGCTAATAATGATTCGAAAAATTTGTGATCATCTTTTAATAAAAAAAAGGCAATAAACGGTGCTGTAATCATCGTTAAAGCCACTGTTGTTAAGGTAGAAAAAACAACCGAAACACCGGCAAGAGCTTGTGTATAATAACTACCTAAACGATCAAAAAATGCATTGGTAAATGTTTGAATTCTTGTTGAAGCAAGTCTGATTGGTTCTTCAACCGGTGAATTTTTAAAAAATTGGATAGTTGAATGTGTAAAATTATCTACATATTTAGGAAAATGGGAAGATAAACTTTTTACTTGTTCTTCTAAGATAGGTACCAGTGCAATAATTCCTAAGCTGATTAGACCAATACTAATAATAAAAATCCCTGAAACGCTATATGTTCGCTTGATACCATGATGCTCTAGATAATTTACTAATGGATTAAATAAATAATACAATATAAGTGCAAAAATAACCGGATTAATCATTATCTTAAAAATAATTTGTAAGGGGTGAAAAATAAAAGAAATTTGCTGAAAAATAGAAATTGTACTACCGATTAATAAGAATACAACCAATGTAAAGATTAATCCCTTACCACCTAGGAATTGAATCCATTTTGTTTCTTTTTTCATTTATCCATCTCCTCTCTTTTATTTTAACGGAGAGAAATAAAGTTGTAAAAAATATACACTTTTAATCATTTTTTAAAAAATTATCTTGTTTTTCAAAGAACATGCGATCAGTTTTTATTCCTATAAAACAAAAAAAGAGACAATTAAGTTAGAAATTGATTAAACTCTCGTTTCTAACTCGGTTGTCTTATTTTTTATTTTGGTTAAACGTTTTTTGTATACCTTTTTTGATTAATTTCCATAATTACCGGTAAAATTACTGGTCGACGTTTGGTTTGTTCAAATAAATAATGACTAAGGTTTTCACGAATATCTTGTTTTA
The genomic region above belongs to Melissococcus plutonius ATCC 35311 and contains:
- a CDS encoding AI-2E family transporter is translated as MKKETKWIQFLGGKGLIFTLVVFLLIGSTISIFQQISFIFHPLQIIFKIMINPVIFALILYYLFNPLVNYLEHHGIKRTYSVSGIFIISIGLISLGIIALVPILEEQVKSLSSHFPKYVDNFTHSTIQFFKNSPVEEPIRLASTRIQTFTNAFFDRLGSYYTQALAGVSVVFSTLTTVALTMITAPFIAFFLLKDDHKFFESLLAIIPPRFREDSREIGKTINNQVGAYLKGQVIVSITVGFLTFLGFLLIQMPYTGTLSMITGFLAIIPYVGPIVAFIPSAIIAIISSLNLFIRLCVVWMIVQSLNGHFISPQVMGKNLVVHPLTIIVILLVMGDLLGIFGLLFGIPMYVLIKICITYLFKKFKQRYNNYYGEIAPYEKTDFSKKNYLDKQ